The sequence GGCGGCGAACCCCTTGCGGAGCACCTCGTGGACCTCCTCGGGCTTCGTGGCGCGGAACCCCTTCGCCCCGTACGCCTCCGCCAGCTTCACGAAGTCGGGGATCCGGGGGAGGCAGGTCTGGGAATACTTCCCGTCGAAGAAGAATTCCTGCCACTGCCGGACCATCCCGAGCGTCCCGTTGTTGAGGATCACGACCTTCACCGGGATGCGGTACTGCACGGCCGTGGCCAGCTCCTGGATGTTCATCTGGATGCTGCCGTCCCCCGCGATGTCGACGACGAGGCGCCCCGGCATCGCCACCTGCGCGCCGATCGCCGCCGGAAGCCCGTACCCCATCGTCCCCAACCCCCCCGAGGAGAGGAAGGTGCGCGGCTGTTCGTAGGTGTAGAACTGGGCGGCCCACATCTGGTTCTGGCCGACCTCCGTGGCGATGATCGCCTTCCCCTTCGTGAGCTTGTGGATCTCCTCCACCACGTATTGCGGTTTGATCTTCCCCTTCGACGGCTTGTACGTCAGCGGGTGGGTCTTCGCCCACGAGGAGATCTGTCCGCGCCACGCGGCGGTCTTTCCCCGGTACGCGGTCGCCTCTTTCTTCCCCTTCACCAGATGGATCATCTTCGTCAATACGTCCTTCACGTCGCCCACGATCGGGATGTCGACCGGCACGTTCTTCTGGATCGACGTGGGATCGATGTCGATGTGGATGATCTTGGCGTGCGGCGCGAACTCGCTGATCTTCCCGGTCACACGGTCGTCGAAGCGCGCCCCCACGGCGAGGATCACGTCCGAGTGGGAGATCGCCATGTTCGCGGCGTAGGTCCCGTGCATCCCCAGCATCCCCAGCGCGAGAGGGTCGGAGCCCGGGAACGCCCCCATCCCCATGAGCGTCGTGGTCACCGGGAGCGAGAGCGCGTGGGAAAGCTCCGCCAGTTCCCCGGAGGCGTTCGACAGGATCACGCCGCCCCCGGCGTAGACCACCGGGCGTTCCCCGGACAGCAGCAGCCGCACCGCGCTTTCCACCTGGCGCGGATGCCCTTCATACGTGGGGCGATACCCCCGGAGACTCACCTCCTTGGGGAGATCGTATCTCGCTGAGGCGATCAGCACGTCCTTGGGCATGTCGACCAGCACCGGGCCGGGACGGCCCGTGGAAGCGATGTAGAACGCCTCCTTAACGATCCGGGCGAGGTCCTTCGTCTCCTTGACGAGGTAGTTGTGCTTGGTGCACGGCCGGCTGATGCCGACGATGTCCGCCTCCTGGAAGGCGTCGTTGCCGATCAGGAGCGTGGGGACCTGCCCCGTGAAGACGACGACGGGGATCGAGTCCATGTACGCCGTGGCGAGCCC is a genomic window of Candidatus Deferrimicrobium sp. containing:
- the ilvB gene encoding biosynthetic-type acetolactate synthase large subunit, whose translation is MQMTGAEIFVRALADMGVDVVFGYPGGATIHIYDALFKNMKVRHMLCRHEQGAVHMADGYARASGRTGVCLVTSGPGATNTVTGLATAYMDSIPVVVFTGQVPTLLIGNDAFQEADIVGISRPCTKHNYLVKETKDLARIVKEAFYIASTGRPGPVLVDMPKDVLIASARYDLPKEVSLRGYRPTYEGHPRQVESAVRLLLSGERPVVYAGGGVILSNASGELAELSHALSLPVTTTLMGMGAFPGSDPLALGMLGMHGTYAANMAISHSDVILAVGARFDDRVTGKISEFAPHAKIIHIDIDPTSIQKNVPVDIPIVGDVKDVLTKMIHLVKGKKEATAYRGKTAAWRGQISSWAKTHPLTYKPSKGKIKPQYVVEEIHKLTKGKAIIATEVGQNQMWAAQFYTYEQPRTFLSSGGLGTMGYGLPAAIGAQVAMPGRLVVDIAGDGSIQMNIQELATAVQYRIPVKVVILNNGTLGMVRQWQEFFFDGKYSQTCLPRIPDFVKLAEAYGAKGFRATKPEEVHEVLRKGFAADGPVLIDVITDPSENVYPMVPAGAGLTEMLLV